A single region of the Spirosoma linguale DSM 74 genome encodes:
- a CDS encoding protein of unknown function DUF955 (PFAM: protein of unknown function DUF955~KEGG: mms:mma_0995 hypothetical protein): MMQRRDPRSAARKILTKLNVSDLTGLSLKDVVQNFGPYVKEDPMVGAQGRILFIGSLALITINANIQHYGQSRFVLAHEFGHAELHAGIKPLFNCDADSFKQWLKKGEQEQEANEFAAELLMPSKIFAGECIGQEFSLDLIAHLADRFQTSQTATALRIVEQGSFPIAIVYSENKKVKWFAKNRSFPLGHVVIGSDTPPESASRHWFNTGISKQKVLDSWTWFFNDYNQQNFSRQRVREFILPLPRYSGVLSFLRLE; this comes from the coding sequence ATGATGCAACGTCGAGACCCAAGATCAGCCGCCCGAAAGATTTTAACAAAACTCAATGTCAGTGATTTAACGGGCCTTTCTCTGAAAGATGTTGTCCAAAATTTCGGGCCTTATGTTAAAGAAGACCCTATGGTGGGCGCACAAGGACGAATTTTATTTATAGGCTCACTCGCTCTGATTACAATTAACGCCAACATCCAACATTACGGCCAATCAAGATTTGTACTGGCGCACGAGTTTGGTCATGCTGAGTTACATGCTGGAATAAAGCCATTATTTAATTGCGATGCAGATTCTTTCAAGCAATGGCTTAAGAAAGGAGAGCAAGAACAAGAGGCAAATGAATTCGCGGCAGAACTTCTAATGCCATCAAAAATATTTGCTGGCGAGTGTATTGGGCAGGAATTCTCGCTTGATTTAATCGCACATTTAGCGGATCGTTTTCAAACGAGTCAGACAGCCACCGCTTTACGAATTGTTGAGCAAGGTTCTTTTCCAATCGCCATTGTTTACTCCGAAAATAAGAAAGTTAAGTGGTTCGCAAAAAATCGCTCGTTTCCACTCGGACACGTAGTGATTGGATCAGATACGCCACCAGAATCAGCCTCCCGACACTGGTTTAACACTGGTATTTCAAAACAAAAGGTTTTAGATTCTTGGACTTGGTTCTTCAATGATTATAATCAACAAAATTTCAGCCGACAACGAGTTCGAGAATTTATCTTGCCGCTACCACGATACAGCGGGGTTTTAAGTTTCCTCCGCTTAGAATAA
- a CDS encoding hypothetical protein (KEGG: hypothetical protein): protein MNMKPTRKNEAKSLFSAFSEAISHDEELANEILINNGSDPERIERNGQELYQKYVLRKRLAHNSNQKTSLLQSLSEKVTDYLQEQSVTISSTFLPSQVGSQQQVFMMLCNKFKEISPEDLKSIMQDEAVLKELKKIQQPES, encoded by the coding sequence ATGAACATGAAACCGACCCGCAAAAATGAGGCTAAGAGCCTATTCTCTGCTTTTTCGGAAGCTATCAGTCACGACGAAGAATTGGCTAACGAAATTTTAATTAACAATGGGAGTGATCCAGAACGAATCGAACGTAATGGGCAAGAGTTGTATCAAAAGTATGTGTTACGTAAGCGATTAGCTCATAATTCTAATCAAAAAACATCTCTTCTACAGTCATTGTCAGAAAAGGTAACTGATTACTTACAAGAACAGTCGGTAACCATTTCTTCTACCTTTCTGCCTAGTCAAGTGGGTTCACAGCAACAAGTATTTATGATGCTTTGTAACAAGTTTAAGGAAATATCTCCTGAAGATTTAAAAAGCATCATGCAAGATGAAGCTGTTTTGAAAGAATTAAAGAAGATTCAGCAACCAGAATCATGA
- a CDS encoding Exonuclease RNase T and DNA polymerase III (PFAM: Exonuclease RNase T and DNA polymerase III~SMART: Exonuclease~KEGG: hypothetical protein) gives MTYLIIDTETNGLPQSYHLPVTDLTNWPRLISVAWGLYDEEGKELCRHYAIVKPDGYRWNKVAQQIHRITPEQAETKGQPLDDVLNQLCPAMERADAWVGHNIDLDYGVIGAEFIRAEQRQPGRVGEFPARPVLCTMDVSAKVTPNREPVRLDELYQLLTGKKMKGMHDASADMLATVRCFFGLKQRGYFETS, from the coding sequence ATGACCTACCTAATCATCGACACCGAAACCAACGGCTTGCCGCAGTCGTATCACTTACCTGTAACTGACCTGACCAACTGGCCCCGGCTCATTTCCGTGGCCTGGGGGTTGTATGACGAGGAGGGTAAGGAACTATGCCGACACTATGCGATTGTGAAGCCTGATGGCTACCGCTGGAACAAGGTAGCGCAACAAATACACCGCATTACGCCGGAGCAGGCCGAAACGAAAGGGCAGCCATTAGACGACGTGCTAAATCAGTTATGCCCGGCTATGGAACGAGCCGATGCCTGGGTAGGACACAATATAGATTTGGACTACGGCGTAATCGGAGCCGAGTTTATACGGGCTGAACAACGGCAACCCGGTCGGGTAGGGGAGTTCCCCGCCCGCCCGGTCCTTTGCACGATGGATGTCAGCGCGAAGGTAACGCCCAACCGGGAGCCAGTACGGTTAGACGAACTGTACCAGTTGCTGACGGGCAAAAAAATGAAAGGAATGCACGACGCTTCAGCCGATATGCTGGCTACAGTTCGCTGCTTTTTTGGACTTAAACAACGAGGATACTTTGAAACGTCATAG
- a CDS encoding hypothetical protein (KEGG: geo:Geob_0587 hypothetical protein) produces the protein MSGYPTLILSMSDSQSNRGNDVGRITPLAITFQTKKFTWLQQYATGAELKKLFGLKPEQELYQSLIDPWDDVLVANDESINLARPGAERFFIRQPLEFQLDDQKLAWDKPFITGLELRKVGRVEEGDEIWLSVARPYKDELITDSKRVDLTPDGIEKFFVVKLEVVIRINNVEHKIRRGTYTVTQLKKIGNVKASDEMDALEGHKLTPLDDAATVVIKGDEQFISHVRDGSSA, from the coding sequence ATGAGCGGTTATCCAACGCTCATCCTTTCAATGTCAGACAGCCAAAGCAATCGGGGAAACGATGTAGGACGCATCACCCCCCTCGCCATCACCTTCCAGACTAAGAAGTTTACATGGCTCCAGCAGTACGCCACTGGTGCAGAATTGAAAAAACTATTCGGTCTGAAACCAGAACAGGAGCTCTACCAGTCGCTTATCGATCCGTGGGATGATGTACTCGTTGCCAACGACGAAAGCATAAACCTCGCCCGGCCAGGTGCTGAGCGGTTCTTTATCCGGCAACCGCTTGAATTTCAACTGGATGATCAGAAACTTGCTTGGGATAAACCATTCATAACAGGTCTTGAACTCCGTAAAGTCGGGAGAGTTGAGGAGGGAGATGAAATTTGGCTATCTGTCGCACGGCCCTACAAAGACGAGCTGATTACCGATTCAAAGCGAGTTGACTTGACGCCGGATGGTATAGAAAAGTTCTTCGTTGTGAAACTGGAGGTCGTTATCCGCATCAATAACGTAGAGCATAAGATTAGGCGGGGTACGTACACGGTGACCCAGCTTAAGAAGATCGGCAATGTGAAAGCGTCCGATGAAATGGATGCACTGGAAGGGCATAAGCTGACCCCACTCGACGATGCGGCCACGGTCGTTATCAAAGGCGATGAGCAGTTCATTTCGCACGTCCGGGACGGTTCTTCTGCTTAG